A stretch of DNA from Acidimicrobiales bacterium:
TCGAGGCCGGTCGCCCGCCGTGCCCGCTGTGCGGCTTCCCGCTCGACCCGAGGGGCCACGCGTGCCCGAGGACGAACGGCCACCGGCCGCCGCTGACCTGAGCCCGGCGGAGTGGTTGGCGCTGCTGCGGCGCGGCGCCCTCGAGCTCGTCGGCCGGATGCCCTGGAGCTCGAACGCCACCTTCCTCGTCACGGTCAGGGGGGATCGGCTCGGTCGGGCCGTGTACAAGCCGGCGGGCGGCGAGCGCCGCCTGTGGGACTTCCCCGCCGGCCTGTACCGCCGGGAGGTCGCCGCCTACGAGCTCTCCGAGGCCCTCGGTCTCGGCGTCGTCCCCGAGACGGTGCTGCGGAGCGACGGGCCGCTCGGCGAGGGATCGCTCCAGCGCTTCGTCGAGGCGGACTTCGAGCAGCACTACTTCTCGCTGCTCGAGGACGAGCGGTACCACGCGGCGCTTCGTCGCGTCGCCGGCTTCGACCTCCTCGCCAACAACGCCGACCGCAAGGGCGGCCACCTGCTCGTCGACCGGGCCGGACGGGTCTACGCCATCGACAACGGCCTGTGCTTCCACGCGCAGGCCAAGCTGCGCACCGTGATGTGGGACTTCGCCGGCGAGCCGCTGCCGGGCGAGCTCCTCGCCGGCTGCGAGGCGCTCGCGCGCCGCGTGCCGGAGGCCGTCGCCAGCCTCCTCAGCCCCGAGGAGTCCGAGGCGCTCGCGCGCCGCGCACGCGCCCTCCTCGAGCTCGGTACCTTCCCGGCGCCCGCCAGCGGCGAGCGCCCGTACCCCTGGCCGCTCGTGTGAGGCGACGGTAGCGGCGGCGGTAGGCGGGCCGGGGACCCTCGCGCCGTGCGGACGCCACGGTGCGGACGGGCGCGCGGCGCGCCCCTGCTCGACGCGGCCCCGCCCCGGCCCGTCCGCTTCGTCGATGCCCTCGTCGAGGCTGCGGTCGCGACGCAGCTCCTCGCCGGTCTCGGCGCCGTCTCCCGCCTCGCGCGCCCGTCGCTCGGGGCGCGGGTCCGTGCCGAGCAGGACCGGCTCGAGGCGGCGATCGCGGCCACGGCGGGCTCGCTGCCGCGCCAGGCGACCCTCGACGCGGTCGCGGCGCTGGAGGGGCTCGCCGGCGAGCTGCACGACGCGGGTGACCACCTCGCCGGCTTCGCGCTGGAGGGGATCGGCCAGCGCCTCCTCGAGGCGACGCTCGCCCCCCGGTCCGGCGGCCCGGGTCGCCGGCCGGGACCGAGGCGCTAGCCTGCCGCCGATGGCGGGCGTGGAGCGCCTCGAGCTGAGCGAGGAGGAGTGGCGCCGCCGGCTCACGCCGGCCCAGTTCCACGTGCTGCGCGAGCGGGGAACGGACCCGCCGTTCACCGGCGAGTACATCCACCCCGGGCGCCCCGGCACCTACCGGTGCGCGGGGTGCGGGGCTGCGCTGTTCGACGCGGCGTCGCAGTACGACTCGGGGTCGGGCTGGCCGAGCTTCACCCGGCCGATCGACGCGTCGCTCGTCGAGCTGCGCGAGGACCGTAGCCACGGGATGGTGCGCACCGAGGTGGCCTGCGCCCGCTGCGGCGGCCACCTCGGCCACGTCTTCGACGACGGGCCGGCGCCCGAGGGCCGGCGGTGGTGCATCAACTCGACGAGCCTCGAGCTCGCCTAGGCGCAGCGGCGCGAACTGTCACGCAACTGCAACCTCGCCGCGCTCACGCCGTCGTGCTGGTCCGTCATGATCGTGGTGTGGAGTTGCGAGAGCTATCGGTTGGAGGGCACGAGGACCCGGTGACGGCGCTGCCGACCCCGGCCGAGATCCTGGCCAACCCGGACCGCGACCGTTTCCTCGTGCTCGAGTCCTGCCACAGCACGTGGCTGTTCGACACCGTCGACCGCCGCTTCTGCCGGGTGCTCAAGTCCGCTCGCCAGCAGTCGTCGGTGGTGACCGACTGGCGCCCCTACGACCGCCTCGTCCTGCAGGACGACTCCGACGCGTTCGTCGTCTTCCTCGACGCCTCGGGGACGCGGCTGCTGCGGTCCTGGCGTCACACCGCGCACTGCGACCAGTGCGGTGGGGAGGTCACCGCCGAGATGTCCCTCGAGGACCTCCGCCGCGTCGCGCGCGCCTGAGCGGCGCTCCCCCCCTAGCCGCCGCGCGCCTCCCCCGGCCCCCGACCACTCGGGGGCCGGGGGAGTCCCGTTCCGCACCGGCGGTGCGGCCGCACCCACTCGGCGCGCGAGACTCGGAGCCATGAGCGAGAACGAGAGCGAACCCCGCCAGCCCTTCGTGGTCGTGCAGCCGGGCGTCGAGGAGCGGCGAACGGACGCGCCGGGGGAGGACGCCGAGCGGCGCGAGGAGTCCGTCGAGGCGGTCGAGCAGCCTGCCAAGGTGATGCGGATCGGCTCGATGATCAAGCAGCTCCTCGAGGAGGTGCGCCAGGCCCCGCTCGATACGGCGAGCCGCCAGCGCCTGAAGGAGATCTACGAGCACTCCGTCCACGAGCTCGCCCAGGGACTGTCCCCGGACCTCGTCGCCGAGCTCGACCGTCTCGCGCTGCCGTTCAGCTCCGACGAGCCGAGCGACTCCGAGCTGCGCATCGCCCAGGCGCAGCTCGTCGGCTGGCTCGAGGGCCTCTTCCACGGCATCCAGGCGGCGCTGTTCGCCCAGCAGGTGGCGGCCCAGAGCCAGCTCGCCGAGATGCGCCGAGCGAGCCTGCCCGCGGCCGCGGCGCCGGAGCAGCGGCCGCGCACGGGGCCGTACCTCTAGCACCTCGGGCGCCTCGGCGAGCCCGGGCCGGCGCCGCGAGGGCGCGCTATCCTCGCCGCGGCTCGAATGACAGCGCTGTGATTCGTCCACAGGCGGTGGACCGAGCGTGTGGACGGGCTGTGGAGGGGCGGGGATGACCGGGTCGGGAGGGGCGAGGTCGTTCGCCCACCTGCACCAGCACACCGAGTACTCGATGCTCGACGGGGCGGCCCGCGTGGCCGACCTCGTCGCTGCCGCCGCGGCGGACGGCCAGCCGGCCCTCGCGATCACCGACCACGGCAACATGTACGGGGTCCTCGACTTCTACAAGGAGTGCCGCTCGCGAGGCGTCACCCCGATCATCGGCACCGAGGCGTACATGGCCGCCAACTCGCGCGCCGAGCGGCCGGTGCGGCGCGGCCGGCTGGACGACACGGGCGGGGAGGGAGAGCGCGGCGAGAAGCTCTACTACCACCTCACGCTGCTCGCCGAGACGACCGAGGGCTACCGCAACCTCATGAAGCTCTCGTCGGCCGCCTACCTCGAGGGCTACTACTACAAGCCGCGCGTCGACTGGGAGCTCCTCGAGCGCTACCGCGGGGGGATCATCGCGACGACCGGCTGTCTCGGGGGCGTCGTCCTGCAGGCGCTGCTCGCCGGCGACGTCGCCGAGGCTCGCCGCCTGGCGGGCCGCCTGCAGGACATCTTCGGGCGCGACGGGCTCTTCGTCGAGCTGCAGGACCACGGCCTGCCCGACCAGCGGCGGACGAACCCCCAGCTCCTCGAGATCGCCCGCTCGATCAGGGCGCCCATCGTGGCGACGAACGACGGCCACTACTGTCGGCGCGAGGACGCGGCCGCGCACGACGCCCTGCTGTGCGTGCAGACCGGGGCGACGATCGACGACCCGAAGCGCTTCAAGTTCGAGGGCGAGGAGCACTACCTGAAGAGCGCGGCCGAGATGCGCCAGCTCTTCGCCGAGCTGCCCGAGGCGTGCGACAACACCCTGTGGATCGCGGAACGGGCCCGGGTCGAGATCGAGCTCGGCAAGCCCACGCTGCCCGAGTTCCCGGTGCCCCCGGACTTCGTGCGCGACACCTACGAGGCCTCGGCGACCGCCTACCTGCGGCACCTCACCTTCGAGGGGGCCGCCGAGCGCTACGGGACGCCCCTGCCGAGCGCGGTGTCCGAGCGGCTCGACTACGAGCTCGACGTCATCGCCTCGATGGGCTTCTCCGCCTACTTCCTCGTCGTCTGGGACCTCATCCGCCACGCGCGGGAGCAGAAGATCCGCGTCGGCCCGGGGCGCGGGTCGGCTGCCGGCTGCTGCGTCGCGTACTGCCTGCGCATCGTCGACCTCGACCCGATCCGCTACGACCTGCTCTTCGAGCGCTTCTTGAACCCCGGCCGCAAGCAGATGCCGGACATCGACATGGACTTCGACGAGCGCTACCGGGGCGAGATGATCCGCTACGCCTCCGAGCGCTACGGCTGGGACCGGGTGGCCCAGATCGTGACCTTCTCCACCATCAAGGCGCGCGCCGCCGTGCGGGACGGGGCGCGGGTGCTCGGGCTGCCCTACGCGGTCGGCGACCGGGTCGCGAAGGCGATGCCACCGCTCATCATGGGGCGAGACACGCCGCTGCGCGCCTGCCTCGAGCGCGTGGAGGGCTACGAGGACGGCTACGCCGCCGCGAGCGGCCTGCGCGAGATGTACGAGTCGGACCCGGAGGCCCGCCGGGTGATCGACATCGCGAAGGGCCTCGAGGGCCTCCGGCGCCAGGACGGCATCCACGCGGCGGCCGTCGTCATCACGCACGAGCCCCTCACCGAGTACCTCCCGATCCAGCGCAAGCCGGAGCCGGGGGGCGCCCCGGAGGACGCGCCGATCGTCACCCAGTACGAGATGCACGGGGTCGAGGAGCTCGGCCTGCTGAAGATGGACTTCCTCGGCCTGCGCAACCTCTCGGTCATCGAGACGGCGCTCGACCTCATCGAGGAGTCCACCGGCGAGCGCCCAGACATCGACGCCATCCCGCTCGACGACGAGGCCACCTTCGAGATGCTGCGCCGGGGCGACTCGATCGGCGTGTTCCAGCTCGAGGGCGGGCCGATGCGCGCCCTCATGCGCTCGCTCGCGCCGACCTGCTTCGACGACGTCGCCGCGCTCGTCGCCCTCTACCGGCCCGGGCCGATGGCCGCCAACATGCACCGCGACTACGCGGAGCGGAAGAACGGCCGCCAGCCGGTGACCTACCTCCACCCCGACCTCGAGCCGATCCTGCGCGAGACCTACGGGCTCATGATCTACCAGGAGTCGGTGATGCGCGTCGCCCAGCGCTTCGCCGGCTACAGCCTGGAGGAGGCCGACAACCTGCGCAAGGCCTGCCTGCCGGCGGGCACCCTCCTGCTCACCACGGCGCGCGGCTACGTCCCGATCGAGCGCCTCCTCGACCTCGAGGACCGCCGCGTCCAGACCGTCGACCTCGAGCGCGCGAGCGCGCGCCACGCCGAGGTCGCCGACGTCTGGCCGGTCGGGGTGAAGCCCGTCTACGAGCTGCGGACCTCGACCGGCTACGCGATCCGCGCCAGCGCCGAGCACCGCTTCCTCGTGGAGGGCGAGTGGCGCGAGCTGCGCTCGCTGTCCCCCGGCGACCTCGTCGCGGTCGCGGCGCGCACGCTCGGCGGCGGCGCGGCCGCACCGGAGGCGCCCGAGGTCGACCTCGCCGCGCTGTGGCTCGGCCAGCTCGCCGCCGACGGCGAGCGAGCCGCCCGCTTCGAGCCGGGGGACCCCGAGCTCCTCGAGGCGTTCTGCGCTGCGTTCGAGCAGCACTTCGGCAGGCCCGCCGGCCGCTCGGGCGCTGCGGACGGCCGTCCCGGCGTCGTGCTCGAGGAGGCGGAGCTCGCCGAGCTCGGCGCCCTCGCCGGCGGGCCGGGCGCCCCGGCGGGGAGGTCGGTCCCCGCCAGGCTCGTCGGCGCGCCGCTCGCCTCGGTCGAGCGCTTCCTCGGCCTGCTCTTCTGCGCGGGCGGCCGGGCGCAGCCCGACGGCGCCCTCCTCCTCGCGCCGAGCGAGGCGCTCGGTCGGACGCTGAAGC
This window harbors:
- a CDS encoding SCO1664 family protein gives rise to the protein MPEDERPPAAADLSPAEWLALLRRGALELVGRMPWSSNATFLVTVRGDRLGRAVYKPAGGERRLWDFPAGLYRREVAAYELSEALGLGVVPETVLRSDGPLGEGSLQRFVEADFEQHYFSLLEDERYHAALRRVAGFDLLANNADRKGGHLLVDRAGRVYAIDNGLCFHAQAKLRTVMWDFAGEPLPGELLAGCEALARRVPEAVASLLSPEESEALARRARALLELGTFPAPASGERPYPWPLV
- the msrB gene encoding peptide-methionine (R)-S-oxide reductase MsrB; protein product: MAGVERLELSEEEWRRRLTPAQFHVLRERGTDPPFTGEYIHPGRPGTYRCAGCGAALFDAASQYDSGSGWPSFTRPIDASLVELREDRSHGMVRTEVACARCGGHLGHVFDDGPAPEGRRWCINSTSLELA
- a CDS encoding bacterial proteasome activator family protein; the encoded protein is MSENESEPRQPFVVVQPGVEERRTDAPGEDAERREESVEAVEQPAKVMRIGSMIKQLLEEVRQAPLDTASRQRLKEIYEHSVHELAQGLSPDLVAELDRLALPFSSDEPSDSELRIAQAQLVGWLEGLFHGIQAALFAQQVAAQSQLAEMRRASLPAAAAPEQRPRTGPYL
- the dnaE gene encoding DNA polymerase III subunit alpha, whose product is MTGSGGARSFAHLHQHTEYSMLDGAARVADLVAAAAADGQPALAITDHGNMYGVLDFYKECRSRGVTPIIGTEAYMAANSRAERPVRRGRLDDTGGEGERGEKLYYHLTLLAETTEGYRNLMKLSSAAYLEGYYYKPRVDWELLERYRGGIIATTGCLGGVVLQALLAGDVAEARRLAGRLQDIFGRDGLFVELQDHGLPDQRRTNPQLLEIARSIRAPIVATNDGHYCRREDAAAHDALLCVQTGATIDDPKRFKFEGEEHYLKSAAEMRQLFAELPEACDNTLWIAERARVEIELGKPTLPEFPVPPDFVRDTYEASATAYLRHLTFEGAAERYGTPLPSAVSERLDYELDVIASMGFSAYFLVVWDLIRHAREQKIRVGPGRGSAAGCCVAYCLRIVDLDPIRYDLLFERFLNPGRKQMPDIDMDFDERYRGEMIRYASERYGWDRVAQIVTFSTIKARAAVRDGARVLGLPYAVGDRVAKAMPPLIMGRDTPLRACLERVEGYEDGYAAASGLREMYESDPEARRVIDIAKGLEGLRRQDGIHAAAVVITHEPLTEYLPIQRKPEPGGAPEDAPIVTQYEMHGVEELGLLKMDFLGLRNLSVIETALDLIEESTGERPDIDAIPLDDEATFEMLRRGDSIGVFQLEGGPMRALMRSLAPTCFDDVAALVALYRPGPMAANMHRDYAERKNGRQPVTYLHPDLEPILRETYGLMIYQESVMRVAQRFAGYSLEEADNLRKACLPAGTLLLTTARGYVPIERLLDLEDRRVQTVDLERASARHAEVADVWPVGVKPVYELRTSTGYAIRASAEHRFLVEGEWRELRSLSPGDLVAVAARTLGGGAAAPEAPEVDLAALWLGQLAADGERAARFEPGDPELLEAFCAAFEQHFGRPAGRSGAADGRPGVVLEEAELAELGALAGGPGAPAGRSVPARLVGAPLASVERFLGLLFCAGGRAQPDGALLLAPSEALGRTLKRLLLRCGLLARLEPCEAPGASCAVRILRASQAKTFAQLVGPHLTDAAAARLGAWLAHDAEGKDAPTIGIPASLVEHSLGRHEAALAGLPAGQRVLERDALRRLCASERLEELGSGDLVWDTVVSVSYVGEAPCFDFEMADGSRPYALAEDFLVHNCGKKDRALIAAEREKFVAGCVANGYGERLGTELFDIIEPFADYAFNKSHSYGYGLVAYQTAWLKAHHPVEYLAALLSSVKDDKDKTATYLAECRSLGIAVQVPDVNVSALNFSARRGDAGRGEGASIVFGLSAVRNVGEGLVSLIIEERERNGPFADFHDFCCRVDPSVLNKRTVESLIKAGAFDSLGHPRRGLCLVFEEIIDHVLALRRQAELGISTLFSLLADADASPAAAFDEARREIPDVEFDKAERLAFEKEMLGLYVSDHPLLGVERALRRRTDGTVRELLDQLAAGGQVGDAGGFCTLGGVVTNLSRRYTRRGELMATFVLEDLESSIEAFVFPKVMQEYGMRLEDDAVVVVRGRLDLREETPRLVCSEITRPELGADGPAAPLEVRVPLHSLTESLVARLKEIVVEHPGPVPLHLNLGSKVLRLPAEFNVDPAGGFVGALRELLGMHAVG